One window from the genome of Methylophaga thalassica encodes:
- the hpf gene encoding ribosome hibernation-promoting factor, HPF/YfiA family has product MQLNLSGQHIEITDSLRDHVNKKFEKLTRHFDHMTNVHVVLSVEKQRQKAEATVHVSGADLFASDENENMYSAIENLVAKLDRQIIKHKDKITDHHQSVGADMKHNVN; this is encoded by the coding sequence ATGCAGTTAAATTTAAGCGGACAACATATCGAAATCACTGACAGCTTACGCGATCACGTCAACAAAAAATTCGAAAAATTGACTCGCCATTTTGATCACATGACCAATGTTCATGTTGTGTTATCAGTAGAAAAACAACGTCAGAAAGCAGAAGCCACTGTTCATGTAAGTGGTGCTGATTTGTTCGCCTCAGATGAAAATGAAAACATGTACTCTGCTATTGAGAATTTGGTGGCTAAACTTGACCGCCAAATCATCAAGCATAAAGATAAAATCACCGATCATCATCAATCTGTCGGTGCCGATATGAAGCACAACGTCAACTAA
- the aroC gene encoding chorismate synthase, which translates to MSGNTFGKLFTVTTFGESHGPALGCIVDGCPPGLELTEADLQSDLDRRRPGKTRHETQRREPDQVKILSGVFEGKTTGTPIGMLIENVDQRSKDYGNIMHQFRPAHADYTYHQKYGVRDYRGGGRSSARETAMRVAAGGIAKKYLRQRYGIEINAYLSQLGPIKTEKLDWSHIEKSAFFSPDPDKETELEAYMDALRKEGNSVGARINIVARHVPVGLGEPIFDRIDADIAHAMMSINAVKGVEIGAGFDSVTQKGTEHRDEITADGFLSNHAGGTLGGITSGQDLLVSIALKPTSSLRLPGRSVDTQGNAIEVVTKGRHDPCVGIRATPIAEAMLALVLMDHVLRHRAQNMDVTTDTPIIPAQA; encoded by the coding sequence ATGTCAGGTAATACCTTTGGAAAACTCTTCACTGTTACCACCTTTGGCGAGAGTCATGGCCCGGCTTTAGGTTGTATCGTTGATGGCTGCCCTCCCGGACTAGAATTAACTGAAGCAGATTTACAAAGCGATCTGGATCGTCGCCGTCCAGGTAAAACTCGTCATGAAACGCAACGCCGCGAACCCGATCAGGTCAAAATTCTGTCTGGGGTTTTTGAAGGTAAGACAACTGGCACCCCCATTGGTATGTTGATTGAAAATGTTGATCAACGCTCCAAAGATTACGGCAACATCATGCATCAGTTCAGACCTGCTCATGCTGATTACACCTATCACCAAAAATACGGTGTGCGTGATTATCGTGGCGGTGGTCGCTCTTCTGCCAGAGAGACGGCCATGCGTGTCGCCGCTGGTGGTATTGCAAAGAAATATCTTCGTCAGCGTTATGGTATTGAAATAAATGCTTATTTATCGCAACTCGGTCCTATAAAAACAGAAAAACTAGATTGGTCACACATAGAGAAAAGTGCCTTTTTCTCGCCGGATCCAGACAAAGAAACTGAACTCGAGGCCTATATGGATGCCTTACGTAAAGAAGGCAACTCGGTAGGTGCCAGAATTAATATTGTTGCTCGCCATGTACCGGTTGGACTTGGAGAGCCGATTTTTGACCGTATTGATGCGGATATCGCTCACGCTATGATGAGCATTAATGCCGTCAAAGGTGTTGAGATTGGTGCCGGCTTTGATTCGGTCACACAAAAAGGCACTGAACATCGTGATGAAATTACCGCTGACGGGTTTCTCAGTAATCATGCGGGCGGCACGCTCGGTGGTATTACCAGTGGTCAGGATTTACTTGTCAGCATCGCGCTGAAACCCACTTCCAGTCTGCGATTACCAGGCCGAAGTGTTGACACACAAGGTAATGCCATTGAAGTTGTGACGAAAGGTCGCCATGATCCGTGTGTCGGTATTCGAGCGACACCTATAGCAGAAGCTATGCTGGCATTAGTTTTAATGGATCATGTGTTGAGACATCGTGCTCAAAATATGGACGTCACTACTGATACCCCGATCATTCCTGCTCAGGCTTAA
- a CDS encoding HPr family phosphocarrier protein encodes MMTKTFTIINKLGLHARAAAKFVTTASAYDAEITVTRENRTVNGKSIMGVMMLAAAKGSQITVTAEGDDAEQALQALDTLINDFFGEGE; translated from the coding sequence ATGATGACAAAAACATTCACAATTATTAATAAACTCGGCTTACATGCTCGAGCAGCAGCTAAATTTGTCACTACTGCTTCCGCTTATGATGCTGAGATTACCGTTACCAGAGAAAACAGAACAGTCAATGGTAAAAGCATCATGGGTGTGATGATGCTGGCTGCGGCAAAAGGATCACAAATCACTGTGACCGCTGAAGGTGATGATGCTGAACAGGCTTTACAAGCGCTAGATACCCTTATTAATGATTTCTTTGGAGAAGGTGAATGA
- a CDS encoding PTS sugar transporter subunit IIA, whose amino-acid sequence MTVGILLVSHNNIGTELINTARQMLSCCPLPTKVISIQTKDNPEAIRLEMDEDLKKLDQGHGILILTDMFGSTPSNIACAVSDRTDIRVVSGLNLPMLIRVLNYPALNLEELEIKALTGGQEGVVRCHHTGYSRK is encoded by the coding sequence ATGACCGTAGGCATTTTACTTGTTTCGCACAATAACATCGGGACAGAGCTGATTAACACTGCACGCCAGATGTTATCTTGTTGCCCGCTTCCCACCAAAGTGATTTCAATCCAGACCAAAGACAATCCTGAAGCAATCCGTTTGGAAATGGATGAAGATTTAAAAAAACTTGATCAAGGTCACGGTATTCTCATACTGACTGACATGTTCGGCTCAACGCCAAGTAATATAGCCTGTGCAGTATCTGACAGAACAGATATCCGTGTTGTTTCAGGCTTAAACCTACCCATGTTGATACGCGTTTTAAACTACCCAGCCCTAAACTTAGAAGAACTTGAAATCAAAGCCTTGACTGGCGGCCAAGAAGGTGTAGTTCGCTGTCATCACACAGGCTACTCAAGAAAATGA
- the ptsP gene encoding phosphoenolpyruvate--protein phosphotransferase: MTLELQGIGVSRGIAMGRAHILFHNQPDVREYLIPAFAIEQEVDRFLDAIDQARQQLKSIRNHIPANAPADVTSFIDTHLLMLNDSSLNKIPVDMIRQRRCNAEWALQLQRDALINVFNEMDDPYLRTRRDDVDHVVNRIHRILADQEVADHEIPDGRLKGHIIIAEDLTPADTVLMQHQGIVAFVTEHGGATSHTTILARSLGIPAIVGVESVRRYVQDNEPLIVDGETGVMLLGADERTQYEYEGRLIAFREHISSLSRYKSQPTKTRDGKSVTLLANAELPEDVTTISSAGAQGIGLYRTEFLYMNRLSPPEEEEQLSAYRDVVEGMNNQPVTIRTFDLGADKTVDGGRNLNQTVVTNPALGMRAIRLCLSQPAMFRTQLRAILRASAFGKIKIMFPMISTMNELLQAKNLLEQCKQELDKEHLEYDHHIEVGAMIEIPASAVCAEIFAQQVDFLSIGTNDLIQYTLAIDRIDDHVNYLYDPLHPAVLRLIYMTLQAGKLHNVDVSMCGEMAGDPRYTRLLLAMGLENFSMHPNAILEVKQVINETNLNELPVNTLDIMNTSDPLELDLLLEKINGPSH; this comes from the coding sequence ATGACGCTTGAGCTACAAGGAATTGGCGTCTCTCGCGGCATTGCTATGGGCCGAGCCCATATTCTTTTTCACAATCAGCCTGATGTCCGTGAATATTTAATCCCCGCCTTTGCAATAGAGCAAGAAGTCGACCGTTTTCTCGATGCCATTGATCAGGCAAGACAACAGTTAAAATCCATTCGTAATCATATTCCGGCCAATGCGCCTGCTGACGTGACATCCTTCATTGATACCCATTTATTGATGTTGAATGACTCATCACTAAATAAGATTCCAGTAGATATGATCCGTCAGCGCCGCTGTAATGCCGAATGGGCCTTACAGTTGCAACGTGATGCGTTGATTAACGTTTTTAATGAGATGGATGATCCTTATCTGCGTACACGTCGAGATGACGTTGATCATGTGGTCAATCGTATTCACCGTATTCTGGCTGATCAGGAAGTCGCGGATCATGAAATTCCAGATGGTCGGCTAAAAGGCCATATTATTATTGCTGAAGACCTGACGCCAGCGGACACTGTGCTTATGCAGCACCAAGGTATTGTTGCCTTCGTGACAGAGCATGGTGGTGCGACGTCTCACACCACCATTCTGGCAAGAAGTCTGGGCATCCCGGCTATCGTCGGTGTCGAATCTGTTCGTCGTTATGTTCAGGATAATGAACCGCTGATTGTTGACGGTGAGACTGGCGTTATGTTGCTGGGGGCAGATGAACGCACACAGTATGAATATGAAGGCCGTTTAATTGCTTTTCGTGAGCATATCTCATCGCTGAGTCGTTATAAGTCTCAACCCACAAAAACACGAGATGGTAAATCAGTCACATTGTTAGCCAATGCTGAGTTACCGGAAGATGTAACCACAATCAGCAGCGCCGGTGCGCAAGGTATTGGACTGTATCGTACCGAGTTTTTGTACATGAACCGCCTGTCACCACCAGAGGAAGAAGAACAGTTATCGGCCTATCGCGATGTGGTTGAAGGCATGAATAATCAACCGGTGACAATTCGAACTTTCGATTTGGGGGCAGACAAAACCGTTGATGGTGGGCGTAACCTCAATCAAACTGTAGTGACTAACCCCGCTTTAGGTATGCGCGCCATTCGCTTATGCCTGAGTCAACCTGCCATGTTCCGCACCCAACTGCGCGCAATTCTTCGCGCTTCTGCTTTTGGCAAAATCAAAATCATGTTCCCGATGATTTCCACCATGAATGAACTGCTCCAAGCGAAGAATCTGCTTGAGCAATGTAAGCAGGAACTGGATAAAGAGCATCTTGAATACGATCATCATATCGAAGTGGGCGCCATGATTGAGATTCCGGCAAGTGCGGTTTGCGCAGAAATATTTGCGCAACAGGTCGATTTTCTCTCTATTGGTACCAATGACTTAATCCAGTACACACTGGCCATTGACCGTATTGATGATCATGTTAACTATCTTTATGACCCGTTGCATCCAGCTGTATTACGTCTGATATATATGACGCTGCAGGCGGGAAAACTGCATAATGTGGATGTGTCCATGTGTGGTGAAATGGCGGGTGACCCTCGTTATACAAGACTTCTACTGGCCATGGGGTTGGAAAACTTCAGTATGCATCCCAATGCCATACTCGAAGTAAAACAGGTAATCAATGAAACTAACTTGAATGAACTCCCCGTTAACACATTGGATATTATGAATACCAGTGACCCACTAGAGCTGGATTTATTGCTTGAAAAAATTAACGGTCCGTCTCACTAA
- a CDS encoding HPr kinase/phosphorylase, protein MVQAIQTNSHYGVMVCVNGSGVLISGSPGIGKSSLALQLIIEGHQLVADDVIDLTIEKNQLIGRSPSLLKSLLNTRELGTINIEHQFGPAHVTDYASLHYQLILHEKLTLDSQLEGNQSNQTILGINIPTLHLSLSNPVPVLIRLLTWLNIQQSTNDANEQLKYRQQQQIQQ, encoded by the coding sequence ATGGTCCAAGCAATACAAACCAACTCACACTATGGAGTAATGGTTTGTGTCAATGGCTCAGGCGTATTGATTAGCGGTTCCCCCGGCATAGGGAAAAGTAGTCTGGCTTTGCAGTTAATCATTGAAGGTCATCAATTAGTCGCTGATGATGTGATTGACCTCACTATTGAAAAAAATCAACTTATTGGTCGTTCTCCCTCACTATTAAAAAGCCTGCTTAACACACGTGAACTTGGCACCATTAATATCGAACACCAGTTTGGTCCAGCACATGTCACTGATTATGCTTCGCTTCACTATCAGCTGATCCTGCATGAAAAATTAACACTGGATAGTCAGTTGGAAGGCAACCAAAGCAATCAAACTATTCTTGGTATTAATATTCCAACACTACATTTGTCGTTATCTAATCCGGTACCCGTGCTCATTCGCCTGTTAACCTGGTTAAACATACAACAGTCAACAAATGATGCCAATGAACAGTTAAAATATCGCCAACAACAGCAAATTCAGCAGTGA
- the metF gene encoding methylenetetrahydrofolate reductase [NAD(P)H] yields MAKNLTLSCEFFPPKTEKGIANLSAVREKLVPLKPEFFSVTFGAGGSTQDNTMDAVIDIQKQHAVTNIDAAPHLSCVGSSAERIRALLDTYRNNNIHRIVALRGDLPSGMQAPGDFRYANELVEFIRAETGDFFTIEVAAYPEVHPQAQSAEDDLINFKRKVDAGANSAITQYFYNIDAYRYFVDNCQKHGIDIPIIPGIMPINNFTQLARFSANCGAEIPRWLRKKLEAFYDDSASMNAFTVDFLTDFTQQLIELGVPGIHFYTMNKVDPTLTICDRLGLIK; encoded by the coding sequence ATGGCAAAAAATCTCACACTGAGTTGCGAATTCTTCCCGCCCAAAACTGAAAAAGGCATTGCTAATTTAAGCGCTGTCAGAGAAAAGCTTGTGCCACTGAAGCCTGAGTTTTTTTCCGTCACCTTTGGTGCTGGAGGTTCAACACAAGACAATACTATGGATGCGGTAATAGACATCCAAAAACAGCATGCAGTGACTAATATTGATGCAGCACCCCATCTTTCTTGTGTGGGCTCTTCCGCTGAACGTATCCGTGCTCTCCTTGATACCTATCGCAATAATAATATCCATCGTATCGTCGCACTTCGTGGTGATTTGCCTTCAGGTATGCAAGCACCTGGTGACTTTCGTTATGCCAATGAGCTGGTTGAGTTTATTCGTGCAGAGACGGGAGACTTTTTCACCATTGAAGTAGCTGCCTACCCTGAAGTTCATCCGCAAGCTCAATCTGCAGAGGATGACCTGATTAATTTCAAGCGAAAAGTCGATGCAGGCGCAAATAGTGCTATCACACAGTATTTTTACAATATTGATGCTTACCGCTATTTTGTTGATAACTGTCAGAAACATGGCATAGACATCCCGATTATTCCAGGGATTATGCCCATTAATAATTTCACCCAACTAGCTCGATTTTCAGCAAATTGTGGTGCAGAAATCCCGCGTTGGTTACGTAAAAAACTTGAAGCATTTTATGATGATAGCGCTTCAATGAATGCTTTCACTGTTGATTTTTTGACTGACTTTACTCAGCAGCTAATCGAGCTCGGTGTACCCGGCATTCATTTTTACACGATGAATAAAGTTGACCCGACTCTGACTATTTGTGATCGTTTAGGGCTGATTAAATAA
- a CDS encoding RNA polymerase factor sigma-54 has protein sequence MKPSLQLRVGQSLSMTPQLQQAIRLLQLSSLELQTEIQEALESNPLLEVEEDFDFDENARKPSTEDQTSREISELENQNIPEDLPVDSQWEDTYDYQPISTNNSNVIHDGDMERENQDESTDSLQQHLLWQMRLTHFTEIEEAIATTIIDSIEDDGYLKTSLEEIQASLGEEFAEIELDEIETVLHRIQHFDPVGVAARDLRECLLIQLRVYEESGLPHIDLMKELIDKHLDTLAKRDYAQIKRALKVSDDELTELVRSIQLLNPRPGSQIQTDTTEYIVPDVYARKLKGQWVLSLNPDNAPRLQIAEHYAQLINRADNSAENTYLKNNLQEARWFLKSLQSRNETLLKVTEAIIERQKDFLDFGEEAMKPLVLADIAETVEMHESTISRVTTRKYLHTPRGIFELKYFFSSHVSTDAGGECSATAIRAIIKKLVAAENPRKPLSDSKIADILGEQGINVARRTIAKYRETLAIAPSNERKRLV, from the coding sequence GTGAAACCCTCATTACAGCTGCGTGTAGGCCAGAGTCTATCGATGACTCCGCAATTACAGCAAGCCATTCGTTTGCTGCAATTGTCGTCGCTTGAGTTACAGACAGAAATTCAGGAAGCGCTGGAGAGCAATCCTTTACTCGAAGTGGAAGAAGACTTTGACTTCGATGAGAACGCACGTAAACCAAGCACTGAAGATCAAACAAGTCGTGAAATCAGTGAACTTGAAAATCAAAACATTCCTGAAGATCTGCCCGTCGATAGTCAATGGGAAGATACCTACGATTATCAGCCTATCAGCACTAATAACAGCAATGTTATCCATGATGGTGATATGGAAAGGGAAAATCAGGATGAAAGCACCGATTCACTGCAGCAACATCTGCTCTGGCAAATGCGGCTGACTCATTTCACAGAAATTGAAGAAGCCATCGCGACAACCATCATTGACTCGATTGAAGATGATGGTTATCTCAAAACATCATTGGAAGAGATTCAAGCGAGTTTAGGTGAAGAGTTTGCTGAAATAGAGCTGGATGAAATCGAAACGGTGCTGCATCGTATTCAGCACTTTGATCCCGTCGGAGTGGCAGCCCGTGATTTACGCGAGTGTTTACTGATACAACTTCGTGTTTATGAAGAATCAGGTTTACCTCATATTGATCTGATGAAAGAGCTTATCGATAAACATCTCGATACTCTGGCCAAACGTGACTACGCCCAAATCAAACGTGCTCTGAAAGTCTCAGATGATGAACTCACCGAATTGGTTCGTTCCATTCAGCTGTTAAACCCTCGTCCTGGCAGTCAAATTCAAACAGATACCACGGAATATATTGTTCCAGATGTCTATGCAAGAAAGCTTAAGGGCCAATGGGTGCTCTCACTCAATCCCGATAATGCACCGCGTTTACAAATTGCCGAACATTATGCGCAACTCATTAATCGAGCCGATAACAGCGCAGAAAATACCTACCTGAAAAATAATCTGCAGGAAGCACGCTGGTTTCTAAAAAGCTTACAAAGTCGCAATGAAACCCTATTAAAAGTGACCGAAGCGATCATCGAAAGACAGAAAGATTTTCTCGACTTTGGTGAAGAAGCCATGAAACCGCTAGTTTTAGCTGATATTGCTGAAACTGTAGAAATGCATGAATCCACAATTTCCCGTGTAACAACCCGCAAATACCTCCATACACCGAGAGGAATTTTTGAACTGAAATACTTTTTCTCCAGTCATGTCAGCACAGATGCCGGCGGAGAATGTTCAGCTACAGCCATTCGCGCTATCATCAAGAAACTGGTTGCCGCAGAAAATCCACGGAAACCATTGAGCGACAGTAAAATTGCCGATATCCTCGGAGAACAAGGCATTAATGTCGCCAGACGGACAATTGCAAAATATCGTGAAACGTTGGCAATAGCGCCATCGAATGAGCGAAAACGACTGGTGTAA
- a CDS encoding PTS sugar transporter subunit IIA has translation MLIAALLVNADSISFHDNATSKKKVLENLSQKLASNTNATTAEKIFQVLLERERLGSTGLGKGVAIPHARVPGLTHTIAAMLTLETPVPFESVDNQPIDIAFGLLVPEEDTDHHLQHLSRLVTLFRDPDICKKLRNATSAEQIFELLLSIDED, from the coding sequence ATGCTAATTGCCGCATTATTGGTTAATGCTGACAGTATCAGCTTTCATGACAATGCCACGAGCAAAAAGAAAGTACTGGAAAACTTAAGTCAAAAGTTAGCCAGTAATACTAACGCGACAACAGCAGAAAAAATATTCCAGGTCTTATTGGAACGTGAACGGCTCGGAAGTACGGGCCTCGGTAAGGGCGTGGCTATCCCCCACGCCCGGGTTCCGGGCTTAACACATACCATTGCTGCTATGCTGACACTGGAAACGCCAGTGCCGTTTGAGTCTGTCGATAATCAACCTATCGATATTGCTTTTGGTTTACTCGTACCGGAAGAAGATACAGATCATCACCTACAGCATTTATCACGTCTTGTTACTCTATTTCGTGATCCTGATATCTGCAAGAAGTTGCGTAACGCAACAAGCGCCGAACAAATTTTCGAACTACTCCTTTCTATCGACGAAGATTAA
- the ahcY gene encoding adenosylhomocysteinase, translated as MESPIENLTPDYKVADISLAKWGHQEIKIAESEMPGLMALREEYAGQAPLKGARIAGCLHMTIQTAVLIETLVELGAEVRWSSCNIFSTQDHAAAAIADQGIPVFAWKGETEEEAIWCIEQTIMGPDNWRPNLILDDGGDLTQIMHDKYPELLKDVKGLSEETTTGVHRLYEMMKAGTLKVPAINVNDSVTKSKFDNLYGCRESLLDGIKRATDVMIAGKICVVLGYGDVGKGCAQAFRGMGATVFVTEIDPICALQASMEGYRIVSMDDVAAMGDIFVTTTGNIDVINHGHMLKMKNEAIVCNIGHFDSEIDVASLRKYEWENIKPQVDHVIFPDGKRIILLAEGRLVNLGCATGHPSFVMSASFTNQVMAQIELWQNADNYENKVYVLPKKLDEKVAQLHLGRIGANLTTLTDAQAKYLGLEKTGPFKPEHYRY; from the coding sequence ATGGAATCACCAATAGAAAACTTAACCCCTGACTACAAAGTTGCAGACATAAGCCTGGCTAAATGGGGTCATCAAGAAATTAAAATTGCTGAAAGCGAAATGCCAGGATTAATGGCATTACGTGAAGAATATGCAGGCCAAGCACCACTGAAAGGTGCACGCATTGCTGGTTGTTTACACATGACAATCCAGACCGCTGTGTTAATTGAAACACTGGTCGAACTCGGCGCTGAAGTTCGCTGGTCATCGTGCAATATTTTCTCCACACAGGATCATGCTGCAGCGGCTATTGCTGATCAGGGTATTCCGGTATTTGCCTGGAAAGGTGAAACAGAAGAAGAAGCCATCTGGTGTATCGAACAAACGATTATGGGTCCAGACAACTGGCGTCCCAACCTGATTCTGGATGATGGTGGTGACTTAACCCAAATCATGCATGATAAATATCCAGAATTATTAAAAGACGTTAAAGGTCTGTCGGAAGAAACCACTACAGGTGTTCACCGTCTGTATGAAATGATGAAAGCCGGTACATTAAAAGTGCCAGCCATCAATGTGAACGACTCAGTGACCAAATCTAAATTTGATAATTTATACGGCTGTCGTGAGTCATTACTGGATGGTATTAAACGTGCTACTGACGTGATGATCGCCGGTAAAATCTGTGTTGTTTTAGGTTACGGTGATGTGGGTAAAGGCTGTGCTCAAGCGTTCCGTGGAATGGGTGCGACCGTTTTTGTCACTGAAATTGATCCCATCTGTGCGCTTCAAGCCAGCATGGAAGGCTACCGTATAGTCTCTATGGATGATGTCGCTGCTATGGGTGATATCTTTGTCACCACTACCGGTAATATCGACGTTATCAATCACGGTCATATGCTGAAGATGAAAAACGAAGCGATCGTTTGTAACATCGGTCACTTTGATTCTGAAATTGATGTCGCTTCATTACGTAAATACGAATGGGAAAATATTAAACCTCAGGTAGACCATGTCATTTTCCCTGACGGCAAACGTATTATCCTGCTTGCAGAAGGTCGTCTGGTTAACCTCGGTTGTGCAACGGGTCATCCAAGTTTTGTGATGTCTGCTTCATTCACCAATCAGGTCATGGCACAAATTGAACTCTGGCAGAATGCTGACAATTATGAAAATAAAGTCTACGTTTTACCGAAGAAACTGGATGAAAAAGTCGCACAACTGCACTTAGGTCGAATTGGTGCCAACCTCACCACTCTGACTGATGCACAAGCGAAATATCTGGGACTCGAAAAAACAGGTCCGTTCAAGCCTGAACATTACAGATATTAA
- the mgtE gene encoding magnesium transporter: MSELDHDHALNQSINALSDALQSGRFVRMRRLLAGLHPAETAHLLESLPPNERKICWPLINPDLRGEVLSYIGEEVRTDLMTDMDTADLINATEDLDADDIADILQDLPDHVVHEVLRAMDIQHRRRVEAVLAYDEESAGGLMNTDVTTVRTDITLEVVLRYLRMLGELPENTDSLYVVDHNDHYLGTLRLSQVVSRNRSLLVSEVMSHQVDPIPANMTDRDVARRFEKHDLISAPVVDKDNRLLGRITIDDVVDVIRDDAEHSMLSMAGLGEDEDTFATVKRSVHRRSVWLAVNLLTAFLASWVIGLFETTIQKQVALAVLMPIVASMGGIAGSQTLTLVIRSMALGQLNSNNERWLLRKEMLVGATNGLIWATAIAIVTVIWFNSLSLGLLIGTAIIINLVAAALAGVTIPLGLKRIGIDPALSGSVLLTTVTDVVGFMAFLGFAKLFIV; this comes from the coding sequence ATGTCTGAGCTGGACCACGATCACGCCCTGAATCAATCTATTAATGCTTTATCTGATGCCCTGCAAAGTGGACGTTTTGTCAGAATGCGTAGGTTATTAGCAGGACTACATCCAGCCGAAACAGCGCATCTTCTTGAATCTTTACCGCCTAACGAGCGGAAAATCTGCTGGCCATTAATTAATCCTGACTTACGTGGTGAAGTCTTGTCATATATCGGTGAGGAAGTCCGTACCGATCTGATGACAGATATGGACACCGCCGATCTGATTAATGCCACCGAAGATCTTGATGCCGATGATATCGCCGATATTCTGCAAGATCTCCCGGATCATGTCGTCCATGAAGTCTTGCGTGCGATGGATATTCAACACCGGCGTCGTGTTGAGGCTGTTTTAGCCTACGATGAAGAAAGTGCCGGTGGTTTGATGAATACAGACGTCACCACGGTACGCACAGATATCACGCTTGAGGTTGTCCTACGCTATCTGCGCATGCTGGGAGAACTGCCAGAAAATACCGATAGTTTGTATGTGGTGGATCATAATGATCATTACCTGGGCACATTGCGTTTATCACAAGTGGTGAGCCGAAACCGTTCACTTCTGGTAAGTGAAGTTATGTCGCACCAGGTCGATCCGATTCCAGCGAATATGACGGATCGGGATGTCGCCAGACGATTTGAAAAACATGATTTGATTTCCGCGCCTGTTGTCGATAAAGATAATCGCCTACTCGGTCGTATCACCATTGATGATGTCGTTGACGTTATCCGTGATGACGCAGAACATTCGATGCTGAGCATGGCAGGTTTGGGTGAAGATGAAGATACCTTTGCCACCGTCAAACGCAGTGTTCATCGCCGCTCGGTGTGGCTTGCCGTAAACTTACTGACAGCATTTCTCGCGTCATGGGTTATTGGTTTATTTGAAACTACAATACAAAAACAAGTGGCCCTTGCAGTCCTAATGCCCATTGTTGCCAGTATGGGTGGCATAGCCGGAAGCCAGACCTTAACATTGGTTATTCGCTCTATGGCTCTGGGCCAACTGAATAGTAACAATGAACGCTGGTTATTGCGCAAAGAGATGCTGGTTGGTGCGACAAATGGCTTGATATGGGCCACAGCTATCGCGATAGTCACCGTGATCTGGTTTAATAGCCTGTCTTTAGGACTACTTATTGGTACTGCCATCATTATTAATTTAGTGGCAGCAGCCCTTGCTGGCGTAACTATACCGTTGGGGTTGAAGCGAATAGGTATTGATCCAGCCTTATCAGGCAGCGTACTACTCACCACTGTCACAGATGTGGTCGGGTTTATGGCCTTTTTAGGCTTCGCCAAATTATTTATTGTTTAA